CTTTTAAAGACTTTAATGCATATTTACCACCTTCCTCAGTTGCTTCACCAAAATTAATTCTTGGCACTTCTTTCCATACATTTACAATGTTGAGTTTATTGTCAATTGCTTTTGATGCCGTAGGTACGCCATTAAAAACAATACTCATATTCAACTCCTTCATTTGATAAGAAATAGTCTTATTTGACGCAAAAATAACAGGCGTGCAAAAATCTAACATTCTACTATCTTCAAATGTTTTTAATGCCACTTCACAACCTATTCCGTTTAAGTCTCCTATTGAGATGCCTAACCTTATTTTCCTATTTTCCTCCATGATAATCTGTACCTTTGTAGCGCCACCCAAAACCATAAAAAAAAGGTTTAGTCCTCTCCTAAAAGGAGTGGCTAGGTGGTCATCCTAATTTAAACATTAGGAAACCTATATTGAAGAACAAAATTACTTAAATTAAACGACACATGTTTACGGGAATTATTGAAACATTAGGCAAGGTTTCCTCTATTGAGGCTATAGGCGGTAACTTAGATATTACAATAGAATCTAGCTTAACATCGGAGCTTAAAATTGACCAAAGTGTTGCTCATAACGGCGTTTGCTTAACTGTTGTAAGCTTAACTGACACAACCTATACCGTGACAGCAATTGCAGAAACCTTGAATAAAACCAACTTAGGACGCTTAAAAACAAATGATTCTGTTAATTTAGAACGTGCAATGATTTTAGGCTCAAGGTTAGACGGACATATTGTTCAGGGTCATGTAGATCAAACCGGAGAATGTACTAGTGTGAGAGAAGATAATGGTAGTTGGATTTTCTCATTTACCTATGATGCAGCAACTGGAAACCCTACTATTGAAAAAGGCTCTATTACTATAGATGGTACAAGTTTAACGGTCGTCAATTCTGAAAAAAATAGCTTTGATGTGGCAATTATTCCTTTTACCTACGAACATACACGATTTAACACCTATAAAGTAGGAACTATTGTAAATTTAGAGTTCGATGTTATTGGTAAATATGTTGCAAAATTAATTTCTTTAAGATAACTTTAAAAGGTTAAACCTAAAGAATGAAAGAGTTTATTTTAGAAATACTATTTATTTTCTTTTTTAGTGCATGTACTTCTGATAATTCAACAAATGATTTGAAACCTGAGTGTCTTAATACATACGCAGAAGAGACTATGATGAATTCTGATGAAAATCTCTACACTAAAATAAGTAAATATCGTGCAATAGATGGTTCTACACAATACTGGGCTACAAACGACAAAGGAGGAATTATTTTGAACGAAAATTGTGAAGAAATCTGCACCTATGCATCCATGGGTGTTGTTGGCTTTTCCCTATGTCCTGAAGGCACAACACAAGCAGAATTTATTGAGGATATTTGGCAACGTTAATTTGTTATTGTTCAAAGAAACTTATTGAAGACCCTATCCATGTTTCATTTACTTGGTGTGATACATTTATCATCTCTCCTTTGCTCATACGTGTAAGGTTAATTACTGGTTCCAATTTGTTTGTATTATCGTCCCACACAAATAACATTCGTAATTCTACTTTAGAATTTTTAGCAGTACTCGTCTTTATTAATGGCGCATACTGCACTTTTTGTTGTAAAATATAATTCTGTTTATCCGTAATGTCATTAATGGTTTCTTGTTTTGGGTACAAATCGACCCCTTGTCCGGCAAATGAAAATAAAGGTTTTAAAACATATTGGTTTAAGTCTAAATCTGACGGGAAATCGGTTAAATAATACGATTTAGGAATATTTTTATGCTCTAAGAGAGGCATTATACATTTAGATATCATAAAAAACCAATCTGGATGGGTAATCCATTCTACATCTAAATCATCGTTCAAATTAAAATTAATTTTCAAATCTTGGATACGTTCCAACTCGTCATAAATAACCCTATTATAAATTCTATGTATTGGGGTCTTATTGCCCTCTTTTATATAGAACAATTTTTTGCCCTCTTTTATCACTTTAGTCATACAGACCACATCAATGCCAATTGCGTTTTGAGTGGCCCAAAAATCGATGCGTGTTTTCTGCTTTTCGGGAAAGAGTTCTAGTAAAATTACATTTTCTGGTTTTTCATCACCTAAAATAATATCCTTTACCTTTTTGGTATAACTTTCTTTATTTAATCCTCCTAAATAATAATCAAAACCTTCTTTTGGTAGGTTTGGATAACATTTTAAAAATGCTTCCCCCAAAAAAGGTTGATAAAAAAATAGGGTAGGAAATGCTTGTAGCTCAATTAATTGTGGCATAACACCTCCATTACCATCTTCACATAGGCCAAAATCTATTGCCAAAAAATGAGGATTCCCCATTGGCACAGGGGATTGAAGTTCTGCCGGAATAAATTTTCTGCGAATTTCAGTAAAATCAATATTCCATAATTGAGAAATAATAGAATTACAAGCATTCTCCACTTCTTCTTTAATTGCTTTACTTATAAAAACCGGAGTTTCAGATATTCTAAATGCACTTGGCTCGTTAAAAGTACTTTCTATATGATTCAATAAATTCTTATAATAGGATTCCTTAAAAGTAGCATTAAATTCATCCCTTATTTTTGGTATCATACAGTTTGTAATTTTTGGCTTTCTATGGCCTCTGCGGCCAATTTTAGAAAAGTAGGTATTAATGTTCTATTCGTTTTCCAAATTTTAGATTTGTCATCGAGCTGTGTTATCATTTCAAGATATTTTTTCTTGCCATGTCTCTTAACTATTTGTGCTCTTTTTTCTGGTTTACCAAAATAATGTGACATTCCCTCTGCATCTGCTTCTGGATGAAATTGAACTCCGA
The genomic region above belongs to Maribacter hydrothermalis and contains:
- a CDS encoding riboflavin synthase, with the protein product MFTGIIETLGKVSSIEAIGGNLDITIESSLTSELKIDQSVAHNGVCLTVVSLTDTTYTVTAIAETLNKTNLGRLKTNDSVNLERAMILGSRLDGHIVQGHVDQTGECTSVREDNGSWIFSFTYDAATGNPTIEKGSITIDGTSLTVVNSEKNSFDVAIIPFTYEHTRFNTYKVGTIVNLEFDVIGKYVAKLISLR